The genomic region AGTTGCTGAGATTTGCTTAACGCAGGAGCCTGCTGTAGTCGGTGTTGTTCTCCCCGATGCCTGGGGCAAGCGGCAGCAGGATGTGGAAAGTGGAGCCGGGGAAGCGCTCCGGGTTGTACCCGGTCGATTCCACCCAGATCTCGCCGCCGTGCATGTCGACGATCCCTTTGGCGATGGACAGGCCAAGGCCCGCCCCTTTGGCCTTGAAGGCGACCTTGCCGCTGGAGTGTTCCTGGATGTTCCCCACCTCGTAGAACTTGTCGAAGACCCTCAACTGGTCCTCCCGGTCGATGCCGATGCCGGTGTCGGTGACGGTGATCTCCAGGAAAAGATGGTGCTCGCGCCCCTCTCCGCTTCCGTCGGAACCGGCCTTTCCGCGCAAAAGGTACTTGGCGGAGGTGCTGATGGTGATCTTGCCGCCGTCGGGGGTGAACTTGATGGCGTTGCCCAGGATGTTGGAGAGAAGCTGCATGAGGCGCAGCGCGTCGCCGCGGATAGTGGGGATGGATTCGTCGAGGTTTACCTCCACCTCCTGCTTCCTCATGGAGAAGAAGAAGCGGAGTTCGTTCACCGAGGCCTCGATGAGGCGGTTCAGCTGAATGTCCTCGACCTTGAGCTGCAGCCTCTTCTCGTCGATCATGGAGACGTCGACCATGTCCTTGATGATGTTGTCCAGGCGCGAGGCGGCGTTGGCGATATTCACCACCATCTCCAGGACCGTCTTGTCGATCCGGTCGGAAAGGTCGGTGGTGATAAGTTCCGAGTACCCCATAATGACGGTGAGCGGCGTCTTCAGCTCGTGGGAGGCAAGGCCCAGGAAGGAATCCTTCATGCGGTTCAGCCGGGCCAGGTCAGCGGAGCTCTTCTCGAGGTTCAGGATGATCTCCCGCTCGCGGGTCACGTCGCGGAAGATGGCCTGCACCACGTTCTCCGACCCGCTCTTGATGCTGGAGGCGTGCAGCATGGCGACCATGGCGCCCCCTTCCTTCTTGCAGAGCTGCATCTCCTCGGCGATGTGCGCCCCCTGGGCTGCCTCCCGGAAGATCCGGTGCACCTTGGGGATGTTGCTGATGTTCAAAAGGAGCAGCATCTTGGTCAGCGGCAGGCCCAAAAGCTCCTTCGCCTCGTAGCCGAAGAACTCCTCCGCCATCTTGTTGACCATGCGGACGGACTCGTCCCCCCCGATGACGACAATGGCGTCGCTTGCGTCCTCCATCAGCGACTTGTAAAGCTCCTCGGAGCGTTCGAGGTCGGTGGAGAGCCGCTCCAGCTTGCGGTAGGACTCCTGGAGCTCCTCGAAGGTCCGCTCCATGTCCTCGTAATTCTTCTTTATCTGGGCGTCCCTGTTCTTTAGGAACTGGGACATGATGTTGACGTTGCGCGCAAGCTCGTTGAACTCGTAGACCTGCACCTCCCCTATCTGGGTGTCGAAGGCCCCTTCCGAGATCTGCTTAACCCCCTTGAGAAGCACGGAGATGGGCTGCATCACGTACTTTTTCATGAATAGCATGATCAGCGAGAACGAGGTGAAAAGCGATACGGCCAACAGGAAGAGGGTCTTGAACACCATCCCCTTCATCTTGTCGGAGACCACCTGCTCGCTGAAGCCTACGTGCGCCAGCGCGATTGGCTTGCCGTACGGGCCTAAGACCGGGACGGCGGAATCGTAAAAGGTGGTGTCGACGCCGTCGACCGCCATGGAGATCCGGTTCTTGTAGACTCCGGATTCCAGGCGATCTTCTTCTTTGTTGGGCGCGGACAGCAACTGGCGCGCAGGAAAGGTGATGAATCGGGGATCGCTGGCAAAAAGGACCGTGCCGGAGAGATCCGAGACAACGCAGTAGGCGATATCCTGGTTTCCCTCGATGATCTCGCGGCACTTCTCGGAGACCCCGGTCATATCCTTCAACTCCAGACCGAGGTTGAGAACCTTCTCGATGTTGGATTTGAGGGCGGTGGCAAGCCCCTTGGAACGCAGCTGGAGCGCGTTGACCTGATCCTTGCGCAGCGCCATGATATCCATGCCAGAGCCGACGGAGATCGCCAGGAACAGGATCAGGAAAGAGAACAGTAAGATGCGTTTTTCCAGAGTCATTTTCATCTATATACGATCCAGCATCTAACGTAAGCGAGGTAAGTGCGCATCATGGTCCACGCAAGAGTAATTTATCCACCTCGGAAAAGTCAATTATTTTATGGATTTATTTACCGCTGCGGGAACCGCGGCAAAACGGGACTGCGGCGCCTGTCCAAGCCGCGCATTCGAGCCATTCGTGTCTTCGGCGAACGCGGTAATATCTTGAATTAAAATTGTTGACGCCCCTCTCTCACGTTGTTAATATCCACAATTGTGAAAGAATACTTAATTAACAGGAGGAGCACAATGGCTTTAAGAGTGGCTATTAACGGATTCGGCAGAATCGGACGTTGCGTACTTAGGGCAGCTGCACAGGAGCAGGGTTTTGAGTTCGTCGCCATCAATGACCTGACTGATGCGAAGACCTTGGCACACCTGTTAAAGTATGATTCCGTTCATGGAACTTTTCCCGGCGAAGTGTCGGTGGACGGCGACAAGATCATCGTCAACGGCAAAGCCATCAAGGTGCTCGCCGTAAGAAACCCGGCGGAGCTCCCTTGGAAGGAGATGAACGTCGACATCGTGCTCGAGTCGACTGGTCTCTTCACAGCCCGCGACAAGGCGGCGCAACACCTGACGGCCGGGGCGAAAAAGGTGGTGATCTCGGCCCCCGCCACCGACCCGGACCTCACCGTCGTGCTGGGCGTCAACGACAAGGAATACGACAAGAACAAGCACCACATCGTCTCCAACGCATCCTGCACCACCAACTGCCTCGCCCCTGTCGCCAAGGTTCTGCAGGAGAGCTTCGGCATCGAGAAGGGGCTCGTCACCACGGTCCACTCCTACACGAACGACCAGAACATCCTCGACCTGCCGCACAAGGACCTGCGCCGGGCGCGCGCCGCGGCCCTTTCCATGATCCCCACCACCACCGGCGCCGCCAAGGCGGTGGCGCTCGTGCTGCCTGCGCTCAAGGGGAAACTGGACGGCATGGCCATCCGCGTGCCGACCCCGAACGTCTCCGTGGTCGACCTGGTGGCGACCCTCTCCAAGGAGACCGACGCACAGCAGGTGAACGCGGCGTTCAAGGCCGCGGCCGACGGGCCGCTCAAGGGGATCCTGGGCTTCTCCGAGGAGCCGCTCGTCTCCATCGACTTCAACGGCAACAAGCTCTCCTCGATAGTCGACGCCCCCTCCACCAAGGTGATCGGCGGCAACATGGTGAAAGTGATCTCCTGGTACGACAACGAAATGGGCTTCTCCACCAGGGTGGTCGGGCTGATGAAGATTCTCCTTTAGGAAAAGGTGGTACTTGAAAGGGAAGATGTGATAAGTAGACGGGGGGGAGGCTACTCCTCCCCGTATTTATTTTTATTGATTCAGGAGGTGTCATGTCAATCCGCTACATCGACGAGATCGAAAACCTGTCCGGCAAGAAGCTCTTCATGCGCGTGGACTTCAACGTGCCGCTGGACGACAACCAGAACATCACCGAGGACACGAGGATCCGCGCCGTCCTCCCCAGCATCAATTACGCCCTCGACCAGAAAGCAAAGATCATCCTCGCCTCGCACCTTGGGCGCCCCAAGGGAGAGCGCAAGGAAAAATACTCCATGGCTCCCGCCGCGAAGCGCCTCTCAAGGCTTCTGGGCAAGGAGGTGAAGCTCGCCTCCGACTGCATCGGCGACGAGGTGAAGGCGATGATCAACGCCATGCAGCCCGGCGACGTGATCATGCTGGAGAACGTCCGCTTCTACGCCGGCGAGGAGAAAAACGACGCCGACTTCGCCAAGGCGCTCGCCAATGACTGCGACGTGTATGTCAACGACGCCTTCGCCGTCTCGCACCGGGCCCACGCCTCGGTCGAGGCCATCACCAACTGCTTCCCCGTGGTGGCTGCCGGCTTCCTGATGAAAAACGAGATGAACTACTTCGAAAAGGCGATGAAGAACCCGATCCGCCCCCTGGTCGCCATCCTGGGCGGCGCGAAGGTCTCCGGGAAGATCGAGGTGCTCGAGAACCTCTGCGACAAGGTCGACAAGATCATCATCGGCGGCGGCATGGCCTTCACCTTCCTCAAGGGGATGGGGTACAACGTTGGCAAGTCGCTCGTCGAGGACAACCTGATCGACACCGCCATGAAGACCTATGAGAAGGCGCGCGCCCAGGGGGTCAAGTTCTACCTACCGGTCGACTGCGTGGTGGCCGACCAGTTCAATCCGGCAGCCGAGACCAAGGTCTGCCCGATCCAGGAAATCCCCGAAGGTTGGATGGCGCTCGACGTCGGCCCCGCCACCGTAACCCTCTTCACCGAAGCGCTGCAAAACGCGAAAACCATCGTCTGGAACGGACCGATGGGGGTCTTCGAGATGGACGCTTTCTCCCGCGGCACATTCGCCATGGTCTCCGCCGTGGCCAACTCCTACGCGCTTACCATCGTCGGCGGGGGAGACACCGACGTCGCGGTACACCGCGCCGGCGAGTACGCGAAGATAAGCTACATCTCCACCGGCGGCGGCGCCTTCCTCGAACTGCTCGAAGGTAAGAAGCTCCCCGGCATCAAGGTCCTGGAAGACAAGGGGCACCAATAAAAAGCAGATTGGGATCAAGATTAAATTGAGACAGGGCTTTTTCGCCTTCTCTCATCTTATCTTGATCTCAATCTTATATATCTCCTGGAGGTATTAGATGCGCAAGCCGGTCATAGCAGGCAACTGGAAACTCTTCAAGACTAAGAACGAGGCGCTGGCACTGATAGAGGAACTGGCACCGCTGGTCTCCGGCGTGAGCAACGTCGAAATCGTGGTAGCGCCGGTTTTCACCGTGCTCCCTACCCTCCCCGCCGCGCTCGCCGGCACCGGCATAAGCCTCGCGGCGCAGGACGTTTTCTGGGAAGAAGAAGGCGCCTTCACCGGCGAAGTTTCGCCCCGCATGCTCCTCGACGCCGGCGCAAGCCACGTCATCATCGGCCACTCGGAGCGCAGGCAGTACTTCGGCGAGACCGAGGAAACAGTGAACAAGAAGGTCAAGGCGGCCCTCAAGGGGGCGCTTGTCCCCATAATGTGCATCGGCGAGACCCTGGAGGCGCGCGAAGCCGGGGACACGTTCAAGGTGCTGGAACGCCAGTTGAGAGGGGGGCTTGAAGGGCTGACCGCAACGCAGTTCGCACCGGTGATCATTGCCTACGAGCCGGTCTGGGCGATCGGCACCGGCAAGGTGGCCTCGGACGATCAGGCGCAGGAGGCTCACGCCTTCATTCGCAGCGTCATCGCGGAGATGTTCGGCAAACCGGCCGCGGAAAAGGTGCGCATACTCTATGGCGGCTCCGTGAAGCCTGAAAACGCCAAGGGGCTCATGTCCCGTCCAGACATAGACGGCGCTCTCGTGGGAGGCGCAAGTCTCAAAGGCTCATCTTTTGCCTCAATCGTACGTTACGGTGAATAAATTCTTGGTTATTTAGAGCAAATATGCTAGAAAGACTCTTTGAACACACTTGGAGGTAAGTCTTTAAATGACATTTCTACTGGTAACCCTGCATATTCTGGTATGTTTTGCCCTGATCGTCGTGGTCCTTCTGCAGTCCGGCAAGGGAGCCGAGATGGGTGCATCCTTTGGCGCCAGCGGCAGCCAGTCGGTTTTCGGCGCAGGCGGCGGCAGCACGTTCATGAGCAAACTGACCACCAGTGCAGCGATCATTTTCATGCTTACCTCACTGGCACTGGCTTTTGCCTCGGGCAAAGGCGGCGGGTCCTCCATCATGTCCAAAGCCCCCAAGGCGAAGCCGGCACCGATGGGCGGCATGCCGCTTCAGCAGCCGGTCGCGCCGGCGGCTCCTGGTAATGCAGCTGCCCCTGCCGCTCCGGCAGCTCCCGCCGCTCCTGCAGCCCCTGCAGCACCCGCACAGAAGTAGCAGCGTACGGTTTTTTGCTGTTGACATCTCTGTCAGCAGATGATAGAAAGTTGGTTCTTCTTGCCGAAGTGGTGGAATTGGTAGACACACCATCTTGAGGGGGTGGCGGGCGACAGCCTGTACGAGTTCGAGTCTCGTCTTCGGCACCATCTAAAACACAGACGCCTTGGCTTACATAGAGCCAGGGCGTTTTTTCAATCAGTAAGCTCTCGGCCTGCGGCAACAAAATCAGTATCATTAAAGATTCTGTCTTGACTTGCTTCAGCACAAATGTTAATAATGTGGTTCTTCTTGCCGAAGTGGTGGAATTGGTAGACACACCATCTTGAGGGGGTGGCGGGCGACAGCCTGTACGAGTTCGAGTCTCGTCTTCGGCACCATCTAAAAACTCAGCGCCTTGGTTCACTATGAGCCAAGGCGCTTTTTTGTTACACGGGGACTGCTACTTTTCCGAAACATAAAGTAGCTTGCCCCCTTTTTCTACGCTACCCGCCCTTTTTGATGCACCCGGCCAAAGTCACAGACACCCCACCCTAGCCACAGCCCATGCTCCACCAAGCTTAAACTGCACAAGAACTGTATTAATCTCCGCTCAGCAATCAGCAATACTACAATTTTTCACACACTTACCTGCACCACAAAAGTCAACCACCCTGCGTTGACAAGTCAACGACACCCCATATAATGTTTACACCGCAGATTTAATGAAATATTAGATGGGAGGAGATATGAAAGACACACAAGATGCAATCAGGCAGGCAATTCAGACAGAGAAGAATGCGATGAACTTCTACGAGATCGGTGCTCAACAGATGAAGGACACGGAAGCAAAGAGGCTCTTCGAACAATTGGCCAAAGAGGAGAAGGAGCACGCCTTGCAGTTCTTTCGGGCCTACAACGGTAGCGACCTCGGTAGCTTCGACGAATTCATAGCCACCCCTCCGCAGAACGAGGCGTTGTGGATCAACTCCATCCAGAAGGTGATCGGTCCCGACTTCACCGAACAGAAAGCCCTTGAGTACGCCATGGAGAAGGAGACCCACCTGGAGAAGGCTCTCAGGGAAACGGCCGCCAGGATCACCGACCCTGCCATCAAGGAGATCTTCATTCTTAACGCGAACGAGACCCACAACCACTACCTGACCATCGAATCGGAGTACGCCCGCATCATGGCCATGGTGGACGAGTCCGACATGGACACCTTTGTAAGGGAATAGCCAGCTCCGTGGGCACAGCCACTCACCGCATTGAGAAGCAACCGCAGCGTCCAGTCATATCCTGCGGCGGTTTGGGCATTTACGCGTAGAAGGCCGTCAATAGCGGAAGCAGGAGAAAAAAAATACTATCTCTGTCGATTTTTTTCTTGCACGGAGACCCCTCCGATGCTATAAGTAGGTCTCTCGCAAGCCGGAGTGGCGGAATTGGTAGACGCGCTAGATTCAGGTTCTAGTACTCGCAAGGGTGTGCTGGTTCGATTCCAGTCTTCGGCACCAAAAAATCAAGGGATTAGGCTAACAGCCTAATCCCTTTTTTTGTCTTCTCCCTGACGACCTGACGACTTTTGTCAACCTTGGCACCCCTACCCTAAGCTCGCTTCCGCACCTCCAGAACTGACAGCCGCGTTTTCAGGTATGACCCTTTGCCTGGAGATCTGCAACCTGCTGCTTACTTCCTTGCCTTTACCATCGAAGAAAATCTGGGTGGGGATCATCCGAACTTTGAACCGGTCGGCGGCGGACTTGTTCTCGTGCACATCGATGAAGAGGACGCTAGCCTTGCCCCGATACTCAAGGGACAACCCCTCCAGGATGGGCGCCATCTTCTTGCACGGGATGCAGGTACGTGCGCCGAGATCGATGATGACGGGCTTTCCTGAGGCCAGTGCCTGGCGCACTGCGGCGTCGGACGCCGACGGCAGTTCCGCTTGCGCGTTGACGGCTGTAAGGACCAATGCTGCGGCAAGGAGCGCTCTCATGACAGCATCCCCGCGATTTCAGCGGCGGACGCCACCTTGCCGGAGAACTTCACCTTCCCGTCGACTACCAAGGCTGGCGTGCTCATCACGCCGTATTTCATAATCGTCGGGATATCTTCTACCTTGACGACCTCCGCCGCCACCCCCGCCTCTTCCACTGCCTTTTTGGCATTCTCAAAAAGAGTCTTGCACTTCGCACAGCCTGTTCCCAGAACCTCGATTTTCATTGCCGCTCTCCTTCCTGGATTTATTTCAAACGTGCAGCGCCAACTACGGCGTACAACTGCAGCCGCAGGAGCAAGTCATCCCTTTTGCTTTGGCGAAAGCCTCCCTACCCTCCCGGAAACTCAGGTAGGCGATGAACATCGCTCCAACGGCGTCGAGACTCCCCACCCCCGTAACTTCGTAGCCGATGCTGGAAACCAGCAGGGCCAGCGAGAAGTACAGGCAGGCGCGAGAACAAGCGGCGTCGGCCAGAATTGCAGGCGAATTGAGGGCCTTGCCCACGGCCGTCTTCTGGCGTATCAGGTACCACATGAAAGAGACCGAGACCAGGGAAACGACGACGCCCCAAAAGGTGGTTTCGGGCTTATGGTGCTGGTAGATGTTGATGACCGCAGTCGCCACGAGCCCTGCGGTCAGCAGGTAAAAAGAGACGCCGGTGATCTTCAGGGCGCGCTGCTCGAACTCGTCGCGGGTCTCCCCAGCGTTCGCCCTAATCCGCTGCAGCATGTGCCAGACCCCCACCGCGGATATGACCTCTATGAATGAGTCCGCCCCGAAACCGAAAAGCGCCAGCGTCTCGTCGGACGCCCCCATCCAAACGGAAACGAGCCCTTCCAGGATGTTGTAAAGAATGGTGAAAAGAGCCAGATAGCTCGCGCGCTGGTAACCGGATGTTTTCATAGATACCGCCTTTTACAAGATCAGATTGAACAGATAGCCGACGACGACTATTGCGCAGGCAACCGTTCCGAAAAAGGTGAGAAGGAGCCTCGTTTTCAGGACGTTTTTCAGGATCACGGCTTCGGGGAACGACAGTGCCGTCACCGCCATCATGAACGCCAGCACGGTGCCGACAGCCATCCCTTTTTCCATCAAGGCCTGTACTATCGGGATGATGCCGGCCGCGTTGGAGTAAAGCGGCACGCCTATGAGCACAGCAAGCGGCACCGCAAGAGGGTTGCCCGGACCTGCGTACTGGAGCAGCAAATCGGCGGGAGCATAGCCATGGATGAAGGCGCCGGCCCCGATTCCGACGACCACGTAGGGCCAGATCATCTTCAGCAGGCTGATCGTGTAATCCCGTGCATAGGCGAGCTTCTGAGCGAAGCTCTGTTGCTCGATCTCAGCAGCGCCAACCTTGACCTCCCAGACGTAGTCCTGGACGTACTTTTCCATCTTAAGCCGGCCGATGACGACACCTGCAGCAATGGCCACCACGAGCCCCGCCCCGATGTAGATCGCCGCTATCTTCCACCCGAAGAGGCCCCAGAGCATGATCAGGGCCACTTCGTTGACCATCGGCGAGGAAACCAGGAAGGAGAAGGTAACCCCCAGGGGAATACCGGACTCGACGAAGCCGATGAAAAGAGGGACGGCCGAGCAGGAGCAAAAGGGGGTGACGATGCCGAGCAGGGCCGCCAGAACGTTGCCGACGTACTCCCTGTTGTGGGAAAGGATGCGGCGGGTGCGTTCAGGCGAGAAGTACGACCTTATCACCGCGACTGCAAAGACGATGGTGGTCAAAAGCAAAAAGATCTTCAGGGTGTCATAGACGAAGAAGTCCAGGGCGTCGCCGAGCCTGCTTTGCGGCGAAAGCCCCATGACACCGAATACCACATAGTCTGCAAAGCTCTTCAGCATCTGTTACTCCGGTACAACGACAAAAGACATATCACAACTGCAGCTGCTGCAGCAGCCCCCTGCCGCCCTCAGTGCGCGCGTTTCTGGTGGCTCTTCAGGTCGCTAAGAGCCGACCATTTCGGCGGCGGCCAGAAGCCCTGCCTTCAGTATCAGTTTTTTCGGGATAACCTCGTAACCTTGACCGCCAACGGAGAGGGTCCTGCACTGGCTTTCACCGCAGGGACCGCAGCAATCGCTCTTGCCTACCTCAGCGTGCAGCCAGCATTCAAGAGGCTTACCCCCAATCCAGACCCGGTTAGACTCCAGCGGGTCCTGGAGGAAGTCGTTGGTCCTCAATTCCGTCATTTCCGCTGCGACAGTGATACCCAGATGGGCAAGTGCGTCGGACAGCATTCCGACGGCGGTTGCGACTTCATCGCCGGTCCCGGAGCAGCGACTGCAGGTCTGCCCGGTGTCGTCTACAAGGCGTTGCCACTTGATCCTGAGTTCCGGCATGGTGCCTCCCGCGCTCCCTTCTATGCGGCCAGGGAGATGATCCAGCTTTCCACCTTCTTTTTGATGTCGTCTCTGATTGCGCGGATGGACTGCAGCTTTTCTTCATCGGTCCCCTGCAGCGCCGAGGGATCGGGGAAACCCCAGTGAAGCCTCTGCGCCTTCCCCGGAAAAAGCGGGCACCTCTCGGCACTGGTTTCATCGCAGACGGTGATGACGTAATCAAATGGGGCGCCTTTCTCGATAAACTGCGAAACCTCTTTGGTTACATTGCCGGAGATGTCTATGCCGACCTCCTTCATGGCCTGGACCACGAGAGGGTTCAGCCTCCCCGGCTCGATCCCGGCGCTTTGCACCTCGAACCGTTCCCCGCCCGCTTGCTTCAAGAACGCCTCCCCCATCTGGCTTCTGGCGCTGTTATGTATGCAGACAAACAAGACCCTTATTTTTCCTTGCATCACTTGTCTCCTGTCAAAGGCCGGTACCTGAAAAGTAGCGGCGCTGGAACCAGAAAGCCACGTTCACCAGGGCTATCATCACCGGAACTTCCACCAGGGGGCCGATTACGGCGGCAAAGGCTGCGCCGGAATTGAGCCCGAAGACGGCAACGGCGACGGCGATGGCGAGCTCGAAGTTGTTGCTCGCGGCGGTGAAGGCAAGGGTCGTGGTCTTGCTGTAGTCGGCGCCGAGCCTCTTCCCCATCCAGAAGGAGACGAAGAACATGGCGACGAAATAGATGAGCAGCGGGAGCGCGATCCGGGCGACGTCGAGAGGGAGCGAAACGATGAGGTTCCCCTTCAGGCTGAACATGACGACGATGGTGAAGAGAAGCGCAATCAGCGTGACCGGGCCGATCCTGGGGACGAATTCCCGGTGGTAGCGCTCCTTCCCCATCAGTTTGACGCCGACCAGACGGGTGACCGCACCGGCGATGAACGGCACCCCCAGGTAGATGAAGACGCTCTTCGCGATCTGCCCTATGCCGACTTCCACCATGCTGCCGGACAGACCGACCAGAGGAGGGAGGACGGTGATGAAGAACCAGGCGTAGACGCTGTAGAAAAGTACCTGGAAAACGCTGTTGAACGCGACCAACCCTGCGGCGTACTCGGTGCTCCCCTTAGCCAGATCGTTCCAGACGATGACCATGGCTATGCATCGGGCAAGCCCTATCATGATGAGTCCCACCATGTACTCAGGCTTGTCGGGGAGAAATACGACTGCCAGGATGAACATCAGGACCGGCCCTATCAGCCAGTTTTGGACCAGGGAGAGCCCGAGAACGCGCTTGTTGTGGAAGACCTCCGGCATATCCTCGTACTTCACCTTGGCAAAGGGTGGGTACATCATGAGGATGAGACCTGCCGCGATGGGGATGTTTGTGGTCCCGACCTGGAAGCTGTTGATGAACCCTTCAATCCCGGGGAAGAAATATCCCGTTCCCACCCCGGCAAACATGGCGAGGAAGATCCAAAGGGTAAGATAGCGGTCGAGAAAGGAAAGTTTCTGGGAGACCCCGGTAGACATGACTCCTCCTTATCACAAAAAAAATCAGGCGCAGTTGGCCCCCTTGGCAAAAGAAGAGATCTTCTTCAGGTCGGCGACGACCTGCGGCAATTCGGTGAGCAGTTCCTTCAGCACACCCGCCAATTGAGCCTTCATGGGGTTGTCGGCCGAAATTGCGTAGATGATCCAGACCCCTTCCCTGCGGTCAGTGACCCATCCGGCGTTTTTCAGGTAGGCAAGGTGCCTGGAAACGGTAGATTGCGGCAGCTTAAGCGTCGCGGTGATGTCGCAAACGCAAAGTTCCCCGGAAAAAAGGAGCAGCGCCACGATACGGAGGCGGGTTTCATCGGCAAGGGCTTTGAAGCACTGTACGGTCGTTTTCATGGCGGCGATTATATCCGGATAAGCGGATACGTCAAGAACTTCCCAACGGAGTTGTCATGGTACCAGGCAGGGGACTTCCTCCAGTTGTGTTGTCACGCAGAGACGAAAAAGGGCCGAGACGTTAAGCCTCGGCCCTTTTTGCTACCCTGCTCTCACTCGGATAGCGGCGGCGCCCACTGGATCTTGGGCTGTCGGTTTTGCTTTGCAGGGGACTGCTCCTTTCTCGCCCCCTGCTCCTCGTTCCCGGGCTTCCCGGTCAGCAGTTCCTTAACCTTCTCGGATACCGCCCCTCCATTCCGATCAAGCCTGATGTCCTTCACTTGCTCAATCTGATCATCCAAAATTACTGTTTGAGTCTTGCCGGAACTGTAGCTGATGACAATCTGGTCAGCAAAGGCAGACCCAGAGACCAAAGAAAGAGCTGCAACGAGATGTGCTGCCAAAGTTTTTACACTCACTTGCCACCTCACAAATCTACTGGTTCAGTTAAATATGCTCACAGCCCCTACAACATTCCTCTGTGGGGTAAGCAGCAGCCGGGGAAATAATCGCACAGCCAGTATTTATGTCAAGCCTTAGCCAATTCCGG from Citrifermentans bremense harbors:
- a CDS encoding ATP-binding protein, which codes for MKMTLEKRILLFSFLILFLAISVGSGMDIMALRKDQVNALQLRSKGLATALKSNIEKVLNLGLELKDMTGVSEKCREIIEGNQDIAYCVVSDLSGTVLFASDPRFITFPARQLLSAPNKEEDRLESGVYKNRISMAVDGVDTTFYDSAVPVLGPYGKPIALAHVGFSEQVVSDKMKGMVFKTLFLLAVSLFTSFSLIMLFMKKYVMQPISVLLKGVKQISEGAFDTQIGEVQVYEFNELARNVNIMSQFLKNRDAQIKKNYEDMERTFEELQESYRKLERLSTDLERSEELYKSLMEDASDAIVVIGGDESVRMVNKMAEEFFGYEAKELLGLPLTKMLLLLNISNIPKVHRIFREAAQGAHIAEEMQLCKKEGGAMVAMLHASSIKSGSENVVQAIFRDVTREREIILNLEKSSADLARLNRMKDSFLGLASHELKTPLTVIMGYSELITTDLSDRIDKTVLEMVVNIANAASRLDNIIKDMVDVSMIDEKRLQLKVEDIQLNRLIEASVNELRFFFSMRKQEVEVNLDESIPTIRGDALRLMQLLSNILGNAIKFTPDGGKITISTSAKYLLRGKAGSDGSGEGREHHLFLEITVTDTGIGIDREDQLRVFDKFYEVGNIQEHSSGKVAFKAKGAGLGLSIAKGIVDMHGGEIWVESTGYNPERFPGSTFHILLPLAPGIGENNTDYSRLLR
- the gap gene encoding type I glyceraldehyde-3-phosphate dehydrogenase; translated protein: MALRVAINGFGRIGRCVLRAAAQEQGFEFVAINDLTDAKTLAHLLKYDSVHGTFPGEVSVDGDKIIVNGKAIKVLAVRNPAELPWKEMNVDIVLESTGLFTARDKAAQHLTAGAKKVVISAPATDPDLTVVLGVNDKEYDKNKHHIVSNASCTTNCLAPVAKVLQESFGIEKGLVTTVHSYTNDQNILDLPHKDLRRARAAALSMIPTTTGAAKAVALVLPALKGKLDGMAIRVPTPNVSVVDLVATLSKETDAQQVNAAFKAAADGPLKGILGFSEEPLVSIDFNGNKLSSIVDAPSTKVIGGNMVKVISWYDNEMGFSTRVVGLMKILL
- a CDS encoding phosphoglycerate kinase produces the protein MSIRYIDEIENLSGKKLFMRVDFNVPLDDNQNITEDTRIRAVLPSINYALDQKAKIILASHLGRPKGERKEKYSMAPAAKRLSRLLGKEVKLASDCIGDEVKAMINAMQPGDVIMLENVRFYAGEEKNDADFAKALANDCDVYVNDAFAVSHRAHASVEAITNCFPVVAAGFLMKNEMNYFEKAMKNPIRPLVAILGGAKVSGKIEVLENLCDKVDKIIIGGGMAFTFLKGMGYNVGKSLVEDNLIDTAMKTYEKARAQGVKFYLPVDCVVADQFNPAAETKVCPIQEIPEGWMALDVGPATVTLFTEALQNAKTIVWNGPMGVFEMDAFSRGTFAMVSAVANSYALTIVGGGDTDVAVHRAGEYAKISYISTGGGAFLELLEGKKLPGIKVLEDKGHQ
- the tpiA gene encoding triose-phosphate isomerase encodes the protein MRKPVIAGNWKLFKTKNEALALIEELAPLVSGVSNVEIVVAPVFTVLPTLPAALAGTGISLAAQDVFWEEEGAFTGEVSPRMLLDAGASHVIIGHSERRQYFGETEETVNKKVKAALKGALVPIMCIGETLEAREAGDTFKVLERQLRGGLEGLTATQFAPVIIAYEPVWAIGTGKVASDDQAQEAHAFIRSVIAEMFGKPAAEKVRILYGGSVKPENAKGLMSRPDIDGALVGGASLKGSSFASIVRYGE
- the secG gene encoding preprotein translocase subunit SecG — encoded protein: MTFLLVTLHILVCFALIVVVLLQSGKGAEMGASFGASGSQSVFGAGGGSTFMSKLTTSAAIIFMLTSLALAFASGKGGGSSIMSKAPKAKPAPMGGMPLQQPVAPAAPGNAAAPAAPAAPAAPAAPAAPAQK
- a CDS encoding ferritin-like domain-containing protein, encoding MKDTQDAIRQAIQTEKNAMNFYEIGAQQMKDTEAKRLFEQLAKEEKEHALQFFRAYNGSDLGSFDEFIATPPQNEALWINSIQKVIGPDFTEQKALEYAMEKETHLEKALRETAARITDPAIKEIFILNANETHNHYLTIESEYARIMAMVDESDMDTFVRE
- a CDS encoding thioredoxin family protein is translated as MRALLAAALVLTAVNAQAELPSASDAAVRQALASGKPVIIDLGARTCIPCKKMAPILEGLSLEYRGKASVLFIDVHENKSAADRFKVRMIPTQIFFDGKGKEVSSRLQISRQRVIPENAAVSSGGAEASLG
- a CDS encoding thioredoxin family protein is translated as MKIEVLGTGCAKCKTLFENAKKAVEEAGVAAEVVKVEDIPTIMKYGVMSTPALVVDGKVKFSGKVASAAEIAGMLS
- a CDS encoding cation transporter, which produces MKTSGYQRASYLALFTILYNILEGLVSVWMGASDETLALFGFGADSFIEVISAVGVWHMLQRIRANAGETRDEFEQRALKITGVSFYLLTAGLVATAVINIYQHHKPETTFWGVVVSLVSVSFMWYLIRQKTAVGKALNSPAILADAACSRACLYFSLALLVSSIGYEVTGVGSLDAVGAMFIAYLSFREGREAFAKAKGMTCSCGCSCTP
- a CDS encoding permease, with the translated sequence MLKSFADYVVFGVMGLSPQSRLGDALDFFVYDTLKIFLLLTTIVFAVAVIRSYFSPERTRRILSHNREYVGNVLAALLGIVTPFCSCSAVPLFIGFVESGIPLGVTFSFLVSSPMVNEVALIMLWGLFGWKIAAIYIGAGLVVAIAAGVVIGRLKMEKYVQDYVWEVKVGAAEIEQQSFAQKLAYARDYTISLLKMIWPYVVVGIGAGAFIHGYAPADLLLQYAGPGNPLAVPLAVLIGVPLYSNAAGIIPIVQALMEKGMAVGTVLAFMMAVTALSFPEAVILKNVLKTRLLLTFFGTVACAIVVVGYLFNLIL